The nucleotide sequence GCGCCAGTTGTACAGCTCTTCCTTGATCTGATATTCAATGACCTGGCGCTTTTCTTCGACCACCAGAATCTCTTGCAAGCCACGTGCAAAGTCGCGGGTAATGGTCGCTTCCAGCGGCCAGACCACGTTGACCTTGTGCAGGCGAATACCCAGCTGGCGGCAGGTGTCGTTGTCCAGCCCCAGATCGGCCAGTGCCTGGCGCGTGTCGTTATAGGCCTTGCCGCTGGAGATGATGCCGAAGCGGTCGTTCGGCCCTTCAATCACGTTGTGGTTGAGCTTGTTGGCCCGCACATAGGCCAGGGCCGCGTACCACTTGTAGTTCATCAGCCGCGCTTCCTGCTCCAGTGGCGGGTCGGGCCAGCGGATGTGCAGGCCGCCGGACGGCATGACAAAGTCTTCAGGAATGATGATGTTGACGCGATCGGGATCGACTTCCACGGAGGCAGACGACTCCACCACCTCCTGAATCGTCTTCATGCCCGACCACAGGCCCGAAAAGCGGCTCATGGCAAAGGCGTGCAAGCCCATATCCAGAATGTCCTGCACATTGCTGGGAAAGAACACCGGCGTGCCGCAGGCCTTGAAGATGTGATCGCTCTGGTGCGCTGCGGTGCTGGATTTGCTGATGTGGTCATCGCCCGCAATCGCAATCACGCCGCCGTGCCTGGAGGTACCGGCCATATTGGCGTGCTTGAACACGTCAGAGCAGCGGTCCACACCCGGCCCCTTGCCGTACCAGATGCCGAAAACGCCATCGAACTTCTTGGTTTCGGGGTACAGATCCAGCTGCTGCGTGCCCCAGACCGCTGTAGCCCCCAGCTCCTCATTCACGCCGGGCTGGAAGACGATGTTGTTCGCCTCCATGTACTTCTTGGCCGCCCACAGCGACTGGTCATACGTGCCCAGTGGCGAGCCACGGTAGCCGCTGATAAAGCCTGCGGTGTTCAGCCCCGCCTGCGCATCGCGCAAGCGCTGCAGCATGGGCAGCCGGACCAGCGCCTGCACGCCACTCATAAAGGCGCGGCCGTGATCCAGCGAATATTTGTCGTCCAGAGTCACAGACTCCAGGGCGCGACGGACTTCATCGGGCAAAGGGGCATTCATGGCTTGTCTCCATGTGGGTTGCATCTCTGGCAGCTAGTGGCGGCCAGAGCAGCTATTGCTTTGGGCATTGCTGCGCCATTTGCAGCAAACACCCGTTGTTTTGCCAAAGTTTACGGAAAACCGTCTGAATAGAGCTTTCTTTTTATTGCCGGGATTTACCTAGTTTTTGAAAGAATCTTGCTGTAAATTCATCAATATGAATCAGCTTGATAGATTTGACTGGGCAATCCTGAATGAGCTGCAAAACAATGCACGCCTCACCAATGCCGAACTGGCCCAGCGCGTAGGCCTGTCTGCCGCACCCTGCTGGCGGCGCGTGCGGGCGCTGGAAGAATCTGGCTACATCACCGGCTACCACGCCACGCTGGATCGCCACAAGCTGGGCCTGGGCGTGCTGGCCTTTGTCCGCGTGGATGCGGCGCAGAACACGGCCGACATCACCGAGCGCATGGAAGAAGCCATACGCCTGCTGCCCGAAGTCACCTCCTGCCACTACATCAGCGGCGCGGGCACGTTTGAATTGCAGGTGGTGACCAGCGACCTGGAGAGCTTTTCCACCTTTGTGCGCAACGTGCTGCTGCGGCTGCCCAACGTCAAGGATGTGCACACGATTTTTTCGCTGGGCGAAGTCAAATCCAGCAGCTCCCTGCCCTTGCCCCATACACTGACCGGCACAAAAAACAACGCATAAGCCAGTCGCACGCGGCATTCAAAAGAGAGGGAGACAATGAGTTCAGATCAAAAACGCCTGATGCCTATATCCATCAAGCGCAGCAAGCTATTGTTTTTGATGAGTCTGGCTGGTGCATCCATGCTGCTCAGCACGCAGTCGCATTCGGCCACCATCTACCAGTGCAAGCAGCCCAACGGGCAAGTGGCATTCCAGCAGGTTCCCTGTGCGCACAGCGATGCACAAACCCAGCTTCGCCAGGCACCGAGCACGCCTTCTGCACAGCCATCCACACCCGCCAAGCCTGCTGCAAAAGAAGCCGTACCCACGCCCAGCAAAGCGGAAATCAAAGTACCCGGCGGCAGCGACCGCCAGTCCTGTAACGATGCAGGCGTGGCCGTGCTGGAGCGCAAGCTCAACCACCCGCAAGCCGTGTACCAGGCCTGCAAAAAAGAGCTACCCAGCCGCCAGACCGATCAGG is from Comamonas fluminis and encodes:
- a CDS encoding DUF4124 domain-containing protein, producing the protein MSSDQKRLMPISIKRSKLLFLMSLAGASMLLSTQSHSATIYQCKQPNGQVAFQQVPCAHSDAQTQLRQAPSTPSAQPSTPAKPAAKEAVPTPSKAEIKVPGGSDRQSCNDAGVAVLERKLNHPQAVYQACKKELPSRQTDQACMEACIHTWLRGYEKSLKSQ
- a CDS encoding Lrp/AsnC family transcriptional regulator; this encodes MNQLDRFDWAILNELQNNARLTNAELAQRVGLSAAPCWRRVRALEESGYITGYHATLDRHKLGLGVLAFVRVDAAQNTADITERMEEAIRLLPEVTSCHYISGAGTFELQVVTSDLESFSTFVRNVLLRLPNVKDVHTIFSLGEVKSSSSLPLPHTLTGTKNNA